A region of the bacterium genome:
GCTACTTCACTAACTTTGTGAAATTTACCGCGACAGGAGTCAATCATGAACCAACAGGCAATTTCGCTTCATCCGGCCAATCCCCACTATGTTCTGTTCAGGGGAAAGCCAACGGTGTTGATTACCTCTGGCGAACACTACGCTGCCGTGCTAAATCCGGACTTCAACTACCGCCTGTATCTCGATACGCTGCACAACGAGCGCTTCAACCACACGCGCCTGTTCGTGGGCGTCTATCGTGAACGACCTGATGAATGGTGGCCTGGAAATCCTTTAGGACCCGATCCCCGCCGGTTTCTTTGCCCCTTCGGACGGTGCCAGGTCACTGGAGCTGCCGATGGCGGCAACAAGTTTGACTTGAACACTTGGGACGATGTGTTCTTCACCCGGCTGCAGGATTTCTGTCAATTGGCGGACGAGCGCGGGATTGTGATCGAAATCAATTTGTTCTGCCC
Encoded here:
- a CDS encoding DUF6298 domain-containing protein, which translates into the protein MNQQAISLHPANPHYVLFRGKPTVLITSGEHYAAVLNPDFNYRLYLDTLHNERFNHTRLFVGVYRERPDEWWPGNPLGPDPRRFLCPFGRCQVTGAADGGNKFDLNTWDDVFFTRLQDFCQLADERGIVIEINLFCPHYSTIDSGAFWKISPFHPDNNVNIMGEILPTEIFTLKYVMLQQYQDIMVRKIIQTLNGHDNLYYEICNEPYWDG